The genomic region TTCTGCAAGCGCTCGATAATCAACTGCGCTACCACGGCGGCACCGTCGATGTCGGTGGCGGGCATGATCACCGCGAACTCTTCACCGCCGTAGCGCGCGACCAGGTCTGACGGTCGCCGCACACATTCATCCAGCACCCTGGCGACAGCTTGCAGACAAGCGTCGCCGGCAACGTGCCCGAGCGCATCATTGAACAGTTTGAAATAGTCGATATCGATCATCAGCAAGGCCAGCGATGAGCCGTCGCGCTGTGCCCGCCGCGCCTCTGTGGCCAGGGTCTGGTCGAAGCAGCGCCGATTCGCCAGACCGGTCAGCGCATCCTTCATGGCCAACAACTCCAACTGTCGGTTCGAGCCGAGCAACTGCTGCTGAGCGATGCGCAGTTCGCCTTCAACCTGGGTCCGGCGACGGATATCGAGGATCAAGAACCAGCCAATCAGACCGGTGAGCCCCAACAACCCCGCCACCACCACCGCCGACAACAGCGCTTCCGTTCGCCACGCCGTGAGCGCTTCACGCTTGCCGATGGCGACCGTGGTGATCAGCGGCAACTTCTCGCTTTTGCGGAAGGCGTAGAGGCGTTCGACGCCATCCAGGCTGGAGGTATACGACGCGGTACCGACCGATTGATCGACCAGGTACTTGGCGTAAATCGGCGACTTGGAAAAGTTGCGGCCCATGTCCTGCTCGCGGAACGGATAGCGAACCAGCAACGTGCCGTCGGTATACGACAAACCGATGGCACCTTCCTGCCCGACATCGAGTTTGCCGAACAGGCGCAGGAAGTTTTCCACGCCCAAGGTCACGGCCACCACCCCGGCGAACTCGCCA from Pseudomonas tensinigenes harbors:
- a CDS encoding sensor domain-containing diguanylate cyclase, whose product is MKRDTHLVILLLLVIGCSLASLTIWKVLSSRDRALEEVNVHGLNLTQALETYSEGIVRQSSLLLLGLVERLETEGSGPAQIQRLGALINRQQPLMPQMSGITIYDRQGHWLMSSNRPIPAGANSSDRVYFIHHRDDPSREPFIGPPIRSRSNQEWVITVSRRFNDDRGEFAGVVAVTLGVENFLRLFGKLDVGQEGAIGLSYTDGTLLVRYPFREQDMGRNFSKSPIYAKYLVDQSVGTASYTSSLDGVERLYAFRKSEKLPLITTVAIGKREALTAWRTEALLSAVVVAGLLGLTGLIGWFLILDIRRRTQVEGELRIAQQQLLGSNRQLELLAMKDALTGLANRRCFDQTLATEARRAQRDGSSLALLMIDIDYFKLFNDALGHVAGDACLQAVARVLDECVRRPSDLVARYGGEEFAVIMPATDIDGAAVVAQLIIERLQKANIAHPTSPVARVSLSIGIAAARGSHLDPVHGLIESADQALYQAKLAGRNRFMVSREQALLDFGGQQATDA